The Montipora capricornis isolate CH-2021 chromosome 1, ASM3666992v2, whole genome shotgun sequence genome contains a region encoding:
- the LOC138054392 gene encoding G2/M phase-specific E3 ubiquitin-protein ligase-like, with protein sequence MFCASCGAGLKSSSKFCPFCGQKVANDTGTSETDKDARKCLSFQKYAAKKSEERSTHFRSNGSKRREQKKTEEDPFALINIGVMRFVGPDVTAPIRGKTLPLKVRKDCGYAEVFTEALVKRQAYDQAFDSRTSWKLVYPDGQLAMNLPGQQEDEFTLRKYKEDLGKPYNRITLYLCPEEPEDEFMLDSETETEPDTQGVRKKIRSEECRTTPDHQLSFQQSAFPKTRTYTATSHGDVSFSSDADHPTTQQSTGSASSVSVPHTYAHSVTCDDGPSSTSDADLLYASLIPGTLLYSSDSEGENVPVAVDDPQVFQTKTSWSLQEILEQLALKINEDKISKFNISRSHLWEGALRGLRRKSFSPDNKVSVKFTDDSGTSEGAIDLGGPKREFFTLVLDWIVNSQLFCGPEKSKFLSCNANYLGNDYFFYAGEFIAMSIVHGGPGPRCFALPLYDALTKGVTQANVCLEDVYDFDLRNSLQAIKNTTSVQEAQKLISDHNLETVLELAGTLQIVTKQEDILNLLDKTAHWFVIERVHAAFERFKEGLAELGVLQAMKENYEKFKEVFCYSEVTLTAELFGCLFSVHYSETGSNNRQLEGLVLSRWNDFLQDVEEKTVELTFRDILFFVSGVREVPPGGIELHIGFLHAPEQCGEKSKFPKANACSCQLLLPVVHGTYDDFKKDVTFAFANTRGYGYA encoded by the exons ATGTTTTGTGCGAGCTGTGGAGCTGGTTTGAAATCTTCttcaaaattttgccctttttgTGGACAAAAGGTAGCAAACGACACTGGCACAAGTGAAACAGATAAAGATGCAAGAAAATGCCTGAGCTTCCAAAAGTATGCTGCTAAGAAAAGCGAAGAGAGGTCGACTCATTTTCGATCAAATGGCTCCAAGAGAAGAGAACAGAAGAAGACAGAAGAAGATCCCTTCGCGTTAATTAATATAGGGGTGATGCGGTTTGTTGGCCCAGATGTGACAGCGCCGATCCGCGGCAAGACATTGCCCTTGAAAGTAAGAAAGGATTGTGGATACGCAGAAGTCTTTACAGAGGCCTTGGTGAAACGCCAAGCTTATGACCAGGCATTTGACTCGAGGACCAGCTGGAAACTGGTTTACCCAGATGGACAACTGGCCATGAATCTTCCAGGCCAGCAAGAAGACGAATTCACTCTGCGAAAGTACAAGGAAGATTTAGGTAAACCTTACAACAGAATTACTTTGTACCTGTGCCCAGAGGAACCGGAAGACGAGTTTATGTTGGACAGTGAAACTGAGACCGAGCCTGATACTCAGGGTGTTAG GAAAAAAATCAGATCAGAAGAGTGCAGAACTACACCTGACCATCAACTTTCCTTTCAGCAAAG TGCATTTCCAAAAACACGAACATACACTGCAACATCTCATGGTGATGTTAGTTTCAGTAGTGATGCAGATCATCCTACCACTCAACAAAG taCAGGTAGTGCCTCATCTGTTAGTGTTCCTCACACATATGCACATTCTGTAACCTGTGATGATGGTCCCAGTTCCACCAGTGATGCAGATCTGCTCTATGCCTCCTTAATCCCTGGCACTTTGCTATACAGTAGTGATTCTGAAGGAGAAAATGTCCCTGTGGCAGTAGATGATCCTCAAGTGTTTCAAACAAAGACAAGCTGGTCATTACAAGAGATACTAGAACAACTAGCTCTTAAGATTAATGAAGATAAGATATCAAAATTTAATATAAGTCGTAGTCATCTTTGGGAAGGTGCTTTAAGGGGGCTTAGAAGAAAATCTTTTTCTCCGGATAACAAGGTTTCAGTTAAGTTTACTGATGATTCTGGAACTTCTGAGGGTGCAATTGACTTAGGGGGACCAAAAAGAGAATTTTTTACCCTGGTTCTGGATTGGATTGTTAACTCACAGTTATTTTGTGGTCCAgaaaaaagcaaatttttgtcATGCAATGCTAACTATTTGGGAAATGATTACTTTTTTTATGCTGGTGAGTTCATTGCAATGTCCATAGTTCATGGTGGTCCTGGACCAAGATGCTTTGCTCTTCCCTTGTATGATGCATTGACAAAAGGAGTTACACAAGCAAATGTCTGTCTTGAGGATGTTTATGATTTTGACCTCAGAAATTCTCTGCAGGCCATCAAGAATACCACATCTGTTCAAGAGGCTCAAAAGCTTATCTCAGATCATAATCTAGAAACAGTCTTAGAGCTAGCAGGAACCCTCCAGATCGTGACAAAGCAGGAAGACATTTTAAATCTTCTTGACAAGACTGCTCATTGGTTTGTAATTGAGAGGGTCCATGCAGCATTTGAGCGATTTAAAGAAGGGCTAGCCGAACTAGGTGTCCTTCAAGCTATGAAAGAAAATTACGAGAAATTTAAAGAAGTTTTCTGTTACTCTGAAGTAACACTAACTGCAGAATTATTTGGCTGTCTTTTTTCTGTCCATTATAGTGAAACTGGTTCAAATAATCGCCAACTTGAAGGGCTAGTGTTGTCACGGTGGAATGATTTTTTACAAGATGTTGAAGAAAAAACAGTAGAATTGACTTTCAGAgatattcttttttttgtcagtgGAGTTAGGGAAGTTCCCCCAGGTGGTATAGAACTGCACATTGGCTTCCTTCATGCACCTGAGCAATGTGGTGAAAAATCCAAGTTCCCAAAAGCAAATGCATGTTCATGCCAGTTGTTATTACCAGTGGTGCATGGCACATATGATGACTTTAAAAAAGATGTCACCTTTGCATTTGCAAATACCAGGGGATATGGATATGCATAA
- the LOC138054387 gene encoding uncharacterized protein produces MWRSVARVDVSFKWLNCSEEVEETYQYCSRCGAAVDKEEVLIRYYFQRGFDYSVILLFLEKYHATEMSMRTLHNRLREYGLRRRNANSDDAEIYQAIQQELDGPGCMRGYRAMWHTLRLDYGIQAPRRKVEGILQQVDPEGTALRKAHALRRRSYTNPGPNFAWHVDGYDKLKPYGFPIHGAVDGFSRRVMWLKICPSNNDPFHVASLFYDCVKSNRGCPRVLRTDCGTENVTMAAMQCYFRGNGNDDQAGLNAHRYGSSPANQRIEAWWSFYRHDRSTWWINFFKDLVETNIVDTASELSMSCLWFCFKDILQVDLDHVRDQWNTHYIRKSRHDTVPGRPDELFYLPENSGFEDFRCPITEQQLDDMAVYCTTDEEENIFLEYFNYALESLNLHRPTNWREALTLFQRLMQVSQ; encoded by the coding sequence ATGTGGCGATCTGTCGCGAGAGTGGATGTGTCTTTTAAGTGGTTGAACTGCTCAGAAGAGGTCGAGGAAACTTACCAATATTGCTCTAGATGTGGAGCAGCCGTGGACAAAGAGGAGGTTCTCATTCGTTATTATTTTCAGCGTGGGTTTGATTACTCGGTGATATTACTCTTTTTAGAAAAGTACCATGCAACAGAAATGTCTATGCGTACTTTGCACAATAGACTGCGCGAGTACGGATTAAGAAGAAGGAATGCAAACAGTGACGATGCCGAAATTTACCAGGCCATTCAACAAGAACTGGACGGGCCAGGTTGTATGAGGGGTTATCGAGCTATGTGGCACACCCTTCGTTTGGATTACGGAATACAGGCACCAAGAAGAAAGGTCGAAGGGATTTTACAACAAGTTGACCCTGAAGGAACAGCCTTGAGGAAGGCTCATGCACTAAGGAGAAGGTCGTACACTAACCCAGGCCCGAATTTTGCGTGGCACGTTGACGGCTACGATAAGTTAAAGCCATACGGCTTTCCTATTCATGGTGCGGTGGACGGTTTCAGTCGAAGAGTCATGTGGTTGAAAATTTGCCCCTCGAATAATGACCCCTTCCATGTAGCTTCATTGTTTTACGATTGTGTTAAATCAAACAGAGGTTGCCCAAGAGTTCTTCGAACAGATTGTGGGACTGAAAATGTGACCATGGCGGCCATGCAGTGTTATTTTCGAGGAAATGGTAACGACGACCAAGCTGGATTGAATGCACATAGGTACGGATCGTCCCCAGCAAACCAGCGCATAGAGGCATGGTGGTCATTTTATCGGCATGACAGATCAACGTGGtggattaatttttttaaagacttAGTTGAAACAAACATTGTCGATACTGCTAGTGAATTAAGTATGTCCTGTTTGTGGTTCTGTTTTAAAGATATCTTGCAGGTTGACCTAGATCATGTAAGGGATCAATGGAACACCCATTACATTCGAAAATCACGTCATGATACAGTCCCTGGTAGGCCTGATGAGCTTTTCTACCTTCCAGAGAACAGTGGGTTTGAAGATTTCAGATGTCCCATTACAGAACAACAACTTGATGATATGGCTGTGTACTGTACAACAGacgaagaagaaaacatttttctgGAGTATTTTAACTATGCACTGGAGAGTTTAAATTTGCACCGCCCGACAAACTGGAGGGAGGCATTAACACTTTTCCAACGTTTAATGCAAGTATCACAATAA